The genome window AATCGGAACTTACCTCGCGAGCAGCCGTTCGATATCAGCTTTCAGGGATTCAAACTCGATAGGTTTGCTCTGGTGACTGTCAAATCCGGCGGCCAAGGTTTTTTCTTTGTCTCCCCTCATGGCATACGCCGTCAGAGCGATGACTGGAAGCTTGGTAAATCTCGCATCTTGCCGGAGCGATTGAATTACGGCATAGCCATCCAGCTCAGGCATTTGGACGTCGCAGAGCACCAGATCAGGCGCTGTTTCCGTAATTTTCTGCAGCGCTTCCTGGCCATCGGCTGCTTCGATAACCTCATATCCCCAGCCCTGGACGAGTTCACGTAACAGCTCCCGGCCAGCTTCACTGTCCTCGACGATTACTATCTTCTTCATTGCGTTGCCCGTGACCTTCCCGTTGGTTTGCCGGCCGAAGTGCGCGTCACTCGTCTTAGCTGGGTTAGCAGCCCTTCTTTCCAAAACTCTCCCTTGCGGTAGAAACCTTGAGTGGCCCGCAATAAAAATTCGATATCCGTTGCCGTCAAGTCTTTAGCGGTGAAGACGAACACGGGTAAATCTCGCAATGAGGAATCGTCCTTGATTTTACTAAGCACTTCAAAACCGTCCATTTCCGGCATCATTAAATCGAGCAGCATCGCATCCACTGTATTCTTTGCCAGCAGTTCTAAAGCTTCTCTCCCGTTATGTGCAACCATCGGGATGTACCCGGCAGATTGCAATACCTGGCTTGCCAACTGCAGGCTGGTATCTTCGTCATCAACCACGAGAACTTTGCGCGACCCATTGATCCTAAGATGTCTTTCCAGTGCCGCTAACAGGACTTCTCTCTGCACTGGCTTGACCAGGTACTCGGAAGCTCCCAAGGCGAACCCTCTACCTTTGTCGTCCACTATCGAAACGATCACGACAGGAATCGCGGAGGTCGCAGGGTCGGTCTTTAACTGTTGCAGGATTTCCCAACCGCTTTTGCCTGGCATGAGCATATTCAACGTGATCGCATCGGGCAGAAGCTGAATCGCCTTGTCAAGAGCCTCCCTTCCCGAGCTGGCAGTGATGATCTGGTACCCCTCTGGAGCAAGATAACTCACCAGGAGTTCGTGGGTTGAAGCCTCATCATCAACAATCAGAACCAGCGGCTTTTCGCGGCTGGAATCCAAGCCCGGTGCGGGAATATTGGGCGCAGTTTCAGGAAGTTTCTTGCTGCGCGGTAGTGTGAAAGAGAACTGGCTGCCCTTGCCAAGCTCGCTGCTGACCACGATCGTTCCGCCTT of Terriglobales bacterium contains these proteins:
- a CDS encoding response regulator; this translates as MKKIVIVEDSEAGRELLRELVQGWGYEVIEAADGQEALQKITETAPDLVLCDVQMPELDGYAVIQSLRQDARFTKLPVIALTAYAMRGDKEKTLAAGFDSHQSKPIEFESLKADIERLLAR